Genomic window (Leptotrichia sp. oral taxon 212):
CTTATCTCCAACTTTTTTCAATATTTTTATTCCTACAGCATGATCGATTACATCTTCCTTTGTTGCTCTTCCTGCTCCAATAATCATTGCAGCCTTTCCTATTTCTTCCGCCTTTATTTTAGAAATGTAACCTTCCTTTTCAGAAAATACTTCCATAACTTCCTTTGACTGTGGAAGAAGAGTGTAATCATTTACCAGATTGCCATTTCCTCCACTTTCTGTTATAAACTGTGATAACTTTTCAAGTGCTGTTCTATTATTTATTACTTCATCTATTCTTGTCTTTCCTTCTGATAAATCCTTTATTTCACCTTTTGCCTTCAGTGCCAGCAAAGCAATAGTATAAACTACTTCCTTTAAATCTTCAGGACCATTTCCCTTTAATGTTTCTATAGCTTCCACAATCTCATTTGCATTTCCTATTGCAAATCCTAAAGGTTCATCCATATTACTTAATACTACTTTTACCTGTCTTCCTGCTCCCTTTCCTATTTCTATCATTCTTTTCGCCAGTTCCTTAGCATGGCTGATATCCTTCATGAAAGCTCCATCTCCCACTTTTACATCAAGTATTATAACATCAGACTGTATAGCCAGTTTTTTACTCATAATACTGCTTGCAATTAATGGAATGCTTGGTACTGTTCCTGTAACATCCCTTAAAGAATAAAGTTTCTTATCAAGGGGAACTATTTTATCGCTATATCCCATAAGTCCTATTCCTGTTTTATTTGCTATGGAAACAACTTCTTCCCTTGTATTTGAAAATTTAAATCCTTCTATGGCTTCAAATTTATCTATTGTTCCTCCTGTATGTCCCAGTCCTTTTCCCGAAAGTTTTGTAGTTCCCATTCCAAGTGCTGAAAGTATCGGAGCCAGTACAACCGTTACTTTGTCTCCTACTCCTCCTGTACTGTGCTTATCCACAAGAAATTTATTAACATCATCAAATTTTACAGTATCTCCCGAATCTCTCATTATCATCGTAAATTCCAGCAATTCACTTGCTGTCATATCATTAAAGTAAGTTGCCATAAGAAACGATGACATCTGATAGTCAGGTACATTTCCTTTTAAATATTCATTTAGTAAAAATGAAATTTCTTCTTTTGAAAGTTCTTCCTTATTTCTCTTTTTTTCTATTAAATCTACTGCTCTCATTGCACACTCCTCAAATATATTTTCTAAAACTAGCTAAGAAAAGCAGGAAAAAATCCTGCTTTTGCTGTAATTAAAATTTCTAATTGTTATTATTTATTATTTTTTACCTTCTACAGTAGGGCTAACTGTGATTTTTCCATCACTTATATCTTGTTTTATCTGATCTAACTTTTTAATGTTTTCTTCTCCAATTTTATCTTTTGTATTTTTGAAGTTAGTTGTTCCTACACCATTTTCCTTAACTCCATATTCATGATGTTCATTAGTATATTTTCCTTCAAGAGTATCTTTTACTATGTTAAATGTAGCAACGTCAACGTATTTCATCATTGAAGTCAATATTGTTCCTGGTACTATATCATCCTGATCAGAATCTACTCCAATTGCATAAACATTCTTTTCTTTTGCTGCCTGGAATACTCCTGCTCCACTTCCTCCTGCAGCATGGTAAACTACATCAGCTTTTTGTTGAATTAAAGTTTCTGTTTTAGTTTTTGCAGATGCAGGATCGTTAAATGCATTACTTCCACCGATATAAACTGTTAATACTTTTATATTAGGATTAATATATTTTGCTCCTTGAGCAAATCCAGCCTCAAACTTTTGAATAACAGGATTTTCCATACCACCTATAAATCCAACTGTTCCTGTTTTACTCATCATTGCAGCCAATGCTCCTACAAGGAATGATCCTTCGTGTTCTTTAAATGTTAAAGAAGTAACATTTGGAAGACCTGTAATTGTTTCATCAACAATGGCAAATTTTTGATCAGGATAAGCTGTTGCAGCTGCAATTACTGATTCTTTCATTGTAAATCCTACTCCAATGATTAAATCATATTCTCCTGTTTCAGCGAATTTTTCCAATGCTTCTTTTGCTTCAGATTCTGCATTTTTAGGTTCATATTCACTAAATTTAATACCTAATTCAGCCTTTGCTTTTTCTAACCCGTGAAATACAGCATCATTAAATGATTTATCTCCTTTTCCACCTGTAGAGTAAACAACAGCTATATTCTTTTTAACATCAGCTGACTGAGCAACTTGTTTTTCTCCACCATCTTTTTTCTGTTCACCTTCTGCAGGCTTTGAATTCCCACATGCTACGAACAGCACCAATGTAGCCATGATACTTAAAAATGTTAAAATTTTTCTCATTTTTTTCATCCTCCTAATTTTTTAAATGTTCTCATTACTAAATTATACCCTTATTTTTTAATTTTTACAAACTATTTTTATTACTTTTTCAAAAATTTTTATAAAAATGAAATTTTATTTATTATAAGGCTGTCCAGAAGCTTTCGGTGCTCTAGCTCTTCCAACAAATCCTATAAGTGCCAATAATGTCAATACATATGGTATCATAGTGAGAAACTGCTGTGGAATAGGAAAATTCGAAGCCTTTATTACATCAGCAAATGCCTGTCCAAAAGCAAACAGTAGACTTGCCAGTATTGCCCCTATCGGATTCCATTTACCAAAAATCATTGCCGCCATGGCCATAAATCCCCTTCCTGCTGACATATTATTCGAAAAGGAAGGTAGTGTTACCGCTGTAAGATACGCTCCTCCTAGTCCTGCATACATTCCTGATAAAATAACACTTATATATCTTATTTTATAAACACTTATTCCAACTGTATCAGCTGCAAGTGGATGTTCTCCAACAGCTCGTATTCTAAGTCCAAGGACAGTGTGGAACAACAGATAATGACTTAAAATCGCAATCGTATATATTATTATTAACACTAATTTTTTATTTGCAAGGTGTGGTGCCTGAGGTGTAGTTCCTGCTACTCCATATAATGTCTTTATTAAGAAAGACGTTGTTGCTAATGCAAAAAGATTTATCGCAACTCCACTTATTATCTGATCTCCTTTAAGATTTATACTTATAACTGCATGAATAAGGGATATGAGTCCTCCTACTACTATTCCGGCAAGTATTCCCAAATAAGGATTTCCTGTAGCTATATTTACTACTGTAGTAGCAAATGCTCCACTTAACATTATTCCTTCAAGTCCAATGTTTACAACTCCACTACGTTCAGATAGACAGGCTCCTACTGATGTTATCAATATTGGAGGTGCTATTACTATAGTCTGCTCTATTAAGAATTTTATAATCTGAAATATATTCATTATTTCCCCTTTCTCTTCGACACAAAAAATTTAAATAAATTTTCGGAAGCAACAAAGATTATTATTAAAGCCTGTATTATTGAAACTATTTCTTTATCAACCTGATATCTAAGCTGTAATGTGGAACCACCTACGTCAAGAGCCGCATAAAATATACCTGCTATAAGTATTCCAAAAGGATTATTTTTTCCAAGTAATGCAACTGCCAGTCCTGTAAACCCTGCATCACCCATTATACTTTCTGTGTATACATACTGGGCTGATCCTCCTAAAACTCTTTCAGCTCCACCTAGACCGGCACATATTCCTGCCAGTCCCATTGCAAGAAACATCATTTTTTTAGGGCTAATTCCTGCATTTTCCGCAACAGTTTCACTATATCCTACAGCCTTTATTTCATAACCTTTTTTAAAATATTTAAAGAAAAAGAAAATTCCTATTACTAAAAGAACCACAATAACAAATCCAAGATTTAAACGCTGTTTAGTAATTTTAAAGAAAAGAGTAGGAAGTTTTGCTCCTTCAAAAACTTTTTCTGACTGTGTATTTCCCGCTTTAGTATCTTTTAAAGGACCGTTCAGAACAAAATTCTGAAATTCGATAATTATATAGTTTAACATAATTGTACTAATTACTTCATTTACACCAAATTTTGACTTCAGATATCCTGCAAGCCCTGCCCACAAAAATCCTGCAACCATTGCCACAATAAGAACTATAAGCAGATTACCTATAACATAATTTCTAAATGTTACTGCCCAGAATGTTGCCGCCAGTCCACCTGCAATCATCTGTCCCTGTGCCCCTATGTTAAATAGTCCGGCCTTAAAAGCCACCATTGCAGCAAGTGCAGAGAATATAAGCGGTGTAGCTGTCAGTAATGTTCTTGCAAGTCCACTCATAAAAGGTGATCTTGGCGAAGTCTGATAGAATGCAGATTTTGCCATATCTGCGTATGCAAATATTGGATTTACTCCCTTTGATATCATTATAATGCCTCCAATAATCAGCGCAATCAGAACTGCTATAAGCGATGGCATCATTTCCTTAAATTTCTTACTCATCTAATTTTCCTCCTGCCATTAATATTCCTATTTTTTCAGTAGTCGCATCTTTTCTGTCCAGCATTCCTACAATTTTTCCAGAGTGCATTACTGCTATCCTGTCGCTTAAAGCCATTATTTCAGACAATTCCGCCGACACTACCAATATTGCTTTTTTCTTTGTTTTCTCATTTAAAATAGTATTATGTATCATTTCAATAGCTCCTATATCTACACCTCTTGTAGGCTGTGCAGCTATTATAAATTTATTTTCCTTTTCCAGTTCCCTTGCAACAACTACCTTCTGCTGATTTCCTCCTGAAAGCCCTCCAAACTTAATTTTCCCATCTGTTGGCCTTATATCATATTTTTTTATATATTCATCAGATTTTTTAGCAATCAGTGAATAATCAAGAAGCATGCCCTTCTGATATACGTTCAATACTCCCAGCGCCATATTCTCTTCAATTGTAAAGTCATCAAGAGTTGCTCTTTTATGTCTGTTTTCAGGAATATGTGATAATCCTTTTTCTCTTATACTTCCTGCATCTTCATGTGTTAAATCCACTCCATCGATAGAATAACTTCCACTTTCAATCTTTTGAAGTCCTGCCAGTGCTTCTATAAGCTCTGTCTGTCCGTTACCTTCAACCCCAGCTATTCCAAGTACTTCTCCTTCCCTTATTTCAAAGGAAAGTCCTTTAATTTTTTCTATATTGTTGTCACCTTTTACTACAATATTATCAACTTTTACAACAGTTTTTCCAATTTTTACATCAGGTTTTTTCACTTCAAACAAGACAACTCTTCCAACCATCATGTTTGCTATTTTTTCTTTTGTAGCTTCTGCTCTCGTTAATCCTCCAACGTCTTTTCCTTTTCTTATGACTGTTATATTATCTGAAAGTTCCAACACTTCATGTAGTTTATGCGTTATAAATATTATTGTTTTACCCTCTTTAATCAAATTTCTCATTATGGCATAAAGTTCAATAACTTCCTGTGGAGTAAGTACCGCACTAGGTTCATCAAATATAAGCAGTTCAGCCCCTTTAAACAGTATCTTCAATATTTCTATTCTCTGATGGATACCAACAGACAGGTCAGAAACTTTTGCACCTGGATCAATATTCAATCCATATTTTTCAGAAACTTCCTTTACCTGTTTTCTGGCAGTTGCCAGATCAAATATCCCTCCTGCTTTCTTTGGTTCAAAACCTAGAACCATATTTTCGGCTACAGTTAATGTATCTATAAGCATAAAATGCTGATAGACCATTCCAATTCCAAGATTTGCAGCTACTGTAGGACTTGTAATTTCTGTTTTTTCTCCCTTGTAGTATATTTCACCTGAAGTCGGCAAATAAAGTCCATTCAGTATTTTCATAAGAGTCGATTTTCCGGCACCATTCTCTCCAACTATTGCATGAATCTCACCTTTTTTTATTTTCAAGGTAATATCATCATTAGCGACTATTTTTCCACCTAAAAATTCTTTTCTTATGTTTTTCATTTCCAAAATGTAGTCACTCATACTTCCTCCTAAACAAATTTAAACTCACATGTTACTTATATTTATATCATTTTTTTAAAAATATGATCTTTCTTAAAAGAAATTTTGATAATTTAGTGAAACTCAATACATTATTTAAAGAAATCTGATACATAATAGTTTGAACTTAGTCTTAATAAATTCAAAACATCTGTCTTACGTTTTATAACATTTATCTTATAATCCCCGTAATAATACTTTGGTTTTTTCCCATTTATGAATATGACTGTATTTTCTTCATTATAAGTATATCCTTGATATTCATTATTTTCAATTAATAAAATTTGTCTTTTCAATTTTAGTTTATTTGTTGCAAGTTTATTTAATATGTCTTTTGGAAAATCTGTCAAATATATATTTTCCTTTATTTCAGGCAATATCGCCTGATCTTCTATATTTTCTGAAATAACGATATCCTTATCAAAAGTATATATTGAATCATCTTCGAATTTATTAAAATCTATATTTTTATAGCTTTCCTTTATAAAGTATTCAAAATTTGATTTTCTAAAATTTTCAACAATATTTTTTCTTTTTTCCTTCAGTTCTGATACAAGAAATTCCTTATCCAGCTCTGAATAGACATTATTTTCATCAAATCCATCCTTATTTAGCAGCTGATTCAGAATATATACCTGTCTATTTAAAAATTCCTGATCTGTTCCAAGATATTGTGTCAAATTTAATTTTGATGACATTGATATAAGCTCCTGTCTCTGATTTTCATCAAGTGAAGATGCCGGTATCTCCAGAAGATTTTCTTCATCTGAAAGCTGACTTTCTTCAATTTTTTTCATATCATCATAAAATCTTTTTTCCAGCAGCAACGAGTATTTCTTATTTTTATCAACATTCTTCAACACCTGATTAAACTCATTGTAAAATTTATTTTTTTCAAAAAGGCTCTCAGGATAGTTTAATTCATATATTCTTATTTCATATTTTCCTGGAATTACCTTTCGCATTTTAGGTTCCCCTTTTATTATTACCTTTACTTCTCCAAATCTTGGCTGTTCCTCTTCCTTCCATTTTATTTCTGATTTTATTTTATCAAATATGCTGAAACTTGTTACGCTCATGCCCAGCATCATTACTAACATTATTTTTTTCAAAGTTTTCCTCCTGTTTCCCGTATTATTTTTATTTCCATTATTAATTTTCATAAAAATTATAAAAAGTAACAGTTATTGTCTATACGATTTTTTTATAAACCTTCTTTCACAGCTTCCGCTATCTTTTCCGGAATTACTTCCATAAGTTCTTCCATAGTTGCATTTCTTATATTACCTATTGTTCCAAACTTCTTTATCAGTTCTTTCTTTCTTTTAGGTCCTATTCCGTCTATATCATCCAGTGCACTTTTGATATTTCTTTTACTTCTGAGCTTTCTATGATGTGTTATTCCAAACCTGTGAGCTTCATCACGTAATCTCTGAAGTATTTTCAGTGTCTCATCCTCTCTTTCAAATAAATATGGATCACTCTCATAACTTTTAAATATTTCTTCTTCTCTCTTTGCAATGCTTATAATATCTGTATATTCTATCTTTCCAAGCTTTTCAAGTACTTCCGAAGCAACTCCCAGCTGACCTTTTCCCCCGTCAATCAGTATAAGATTGGGAAGCTGGTCTTTTTCAAGCTTTGAATACCTTCTTGTCAAAGCTTCCCTCATCATAAGAAAATCGTCAGGAGTATCCTTTACCGTTATCTTAAAATGTCTATATTCCTTAGGAGTAACTTCGCCGTCTATTGCTACAGTCATTGCTGCCACTGCATCTTTCCCCTGAATATTGGAAATATCGAAACATTCTATCCTGTACGGATGACTTTTCAGTTTCAGTTCCTTTTTCAGATTTCTCAGTCCTTCCTGAACTATCTTTTTCTGCCTGAAGTACTTTTCCACTTCCTCTTTCAGATTCAGATATCCCATTTCAAGAAGTTCATAACGTCTGCTATGAATTTTAGGAAAGTGCATCTTTATTTCCTTATTTTTCTCTATCTTAGACCATTCCATCATCAGACTGCTTTTTTCTTCATATCTCATGTCACATATTATATTTTTAGGTATGCTCCTTTTTTCATAATACGAAGTTATAAGTCTTTCAAACAAATCATCTTCCTGACTTTTTTCCATGGAAATTTTTATATGGTTCTTATTTATGACCTTTCCTTCCCTTATATTCAGCACGCATAAAAATACAAATTCTCTTTTTTCATCAAACACAAAGACATCTTCATTGATTTCCTTACTATATTCTATTATCTGTGTTTCCAGCATTCTTTTAAGCGAATTTATTTTTTCACGCTCATTTATTGCCCTCTCAAATTCCATGTTATCACTGAAATGTTTCATTCTTCTTTCAAGGACATCTAAAATATCACTCTGATGCCCCTTCAAAAAACTTTTAAAATTTTCAACATTTACACTGTACTCTGTTTCAATATCCTTATACATGCATGGAGCAGGACACGTATTCATATGATATTTTAAGCACGGTTTAGTTATTTTTTCCATATTTCTGTTACAGTCCCTCATTGGAAATATTTTTAAAAGTGATTTTACCGCAAAAAATATTCCCATAGGATAAGGTCCAAAATAATCCGCCTTTTCATTTAACCTTTTTGTACTCCGTACAACTTCCAGCTTGGGAAACTTTTCTTTTGTAAATTTTATATAAGGATAAGTTTTTTCATCCTTGAGTAGAATGTTGTATTTAGGTTTATTTTTTTTTATCAGATTATTTTCCAGTATCAGTGCTTCAACTTCAGTCTTACATATGAAAAATTCTATATCATTTATATTTTTCACAAGTTCCAACGTTTTAGCATTATGGGAATTAATATTCTTAAAATAGGATGATACCCTGTTTCTAAGATTCTTCGCCTTCCCTACATATATTATTTTCCCTTTTTCATTCTTCATCAAATATACACCTGGATTATCAGGTATGTTTTTATACTCTACAGGCGATTTCACTTCTATCATCTTATCTTCCTATACCTCCGTTTTATCACCTATTTCCCTATGAAATTTTGTTATTTTATAATCTAGTCTTTCAGACAGATCCTTATATAGCATATTTACAAAAGTTGCAGATCTGTGCTGCCCTCCTGAACAGCCTATTCCTATACGTAAATGTGACTTTCCATCCTTTTCATACTTAGGTATAAGATATTCAAGCATATCCAGCAGCATTTTATAGAATTCCTTACTTTCTTCAAGCCCCATTACATAATTCATAACATCTTCATGATTTCCTGTTTTATATTTTAAATCCTCAATATAATAAGGGTTGGGTAAAAATCTCAAATCAAACATCAGATGTAGATCCAGTGGTATTCCATTCTTAAATCCGAAAGAAGTAAGATTTACATTTAATTTTGCCTTTTTACCTGAAAATTCCTTTTCCAGTATCTGCTGAAGTTCTTTCGCAGAAGTTTTAGTTGTGTCTATTACTAAATCTGCTTTCAACATAAAGTCTTTAATCATCTTTCTTTCGGCTTCAATATTTTCAAGTAAAGTATCATGCAGATTTAAAGGATGTTTTCTTCTTGATAGTTCATATCTGCTAAGAAGTACACTTGTTCTGGCATCAAGATATATAATTTCATAATCTATCTTACTTTTATCCAAGAATTCAAGCTGTTTTAAAAACTGTTCTATAAATTCCTGATTTCTTATATCTATTGCAACTGCAAGTTTATTTCTCTTTTTATTACTTAGAAATATTTCATTTAAATACTGAAACAAACTTATTGGAAAGTTATCAATGCAGAAATATTCCCTGTCTTCAAAAAAAT
Coding sequences:
- a CDS encoding ABC transporter permease, which gives rise to MNIFQIIKFLIEQTIVIAPPILITSVGACLSERSGVVNIGLEGIMLSGAFATTVVNIATGNPYLGILAGIVVGGLISLIHAVISINLKGDQIISGVAINLFALATTSFLIKTLYGVAGTTPQAPHLANKKLVLIIIYTIAILSHYLLFHTVLGLRIRAVGEHPLAADTVGISVYKIRYISVILSGMYAGLGGAYLTAVTLPSFSNNMSAGRGFMAMAAMIFGKWNPIGAILASLLFAFGQAFADVIKASNFPIPQQFLTMIPYVLTLLALIGFVGRARAPKASGQPYNK
- a CDS encoding ABC transporter permease, whose protein sequence is MSKKFKEMMPSLIAVLIALIIGGIIMISKGVNPIFAYADMAKSAFYQTSPRSPFMSGLARTLLTATPLIFSALAAMVAFKAGLFNIGAQGQMIAGGLAATFWAVTFRNYVIGNLLIVLIVAMVAGFLWAGLAGYLKSKFGVNEVISTIMLNYIIIEFQNFVLNGPLKDTKAGNTQSEKVFEGAKLPTLFFKITKQRLNLGFVIVVLLVIGIFFFFKYFKKGYEIKAVGYSETVAENAGISPKKMMFLAMGLAGICAGLGGAERVLGGSAQYVYTESIMGDAGFTGLAVALLGKNNPFGILIAGIFYAALDVGGSTLQLRYQVDKEIVSIIQALIIIFVASENLFKFFVSKRKGK
- a CDS encoding thymidine phosphorylase, which encodes MRAVDLIEKKRNKEELSKEEISFLLNEYLKGNVPDYQMSSFLMATYFNDMTASELLEFTMIMRDSGDTVKFDDVNKFLVDKHSTGGVGDKVTVVLAPILSALGMGTTKLSGKGLGHTGGTIDKFEAIEGFKFSNTREEVVSIANKTGIGLMGYSDKIVPLDKKLYSLRDVTGTVPSIPLIASSIMSKKLAIQSDVIILDVKVGDGAFMKDISHAKELAKRMIEIGKGAGRQVKVVLSNMDEPLGFAIGNANEIVEAIETLKGNGPEDLKEVVYTIALLALKAKGEIKDLSEGKTRIDEVINNRTALEKLSQFITESGGNGNLVNDYTLLPQSKEVMEVFSEKEGYISKIKAEEIGKAAMIIGAGRATKEDVIDHAVGIKILKKVGDKVNKNEKIAEIYYNDSKNVENSKNMILDAYVILEEKVEKQKAILEIIE
- a CDS encoding ABC transporter ATP-binding protein, which encodes MSDYILEMKNIRKEFLGGKIVANDDITLKIKKGEIHAIVGENGAGKSTLMKILNGLYLPTSGEIYYKGEKTEITSPTVAANLGIGMVYQHFMLIDTLTVAENMVLGFEPKKAGGIFDLATARKQVKEVSEKYGLNIDPGAKVSDLSVGIHQRIEILKILFKGAELLIFDEPSAVLTPQEVIELYAIMRNLIKEGKTIIFITHKLHEVLELSDNITVIRKGKDVGGLTRAEATKEKIANMMVGRVVLFEVKKPDVKIGKTVVKVDNIVVKGDNNIEKIKGLSFEIREGEVLGIAGVEGNGQTELIEALAGLQKIESGSYSIDGVDLTHEDAGSIREKGLSHIPENRHKRATLDDFTIEENMALGVLNVYQKGMLLDYSLIAKKSDEYIKKYDIRPTDGKIKFGGLSGGNQQKVVVARELEKENKFIIAAQPTRGVDIGAIEMIHNTILNEKTKKKAILVVSAELSEIMALSDRIAVMHSGKIVGMLDRKDATTEKIGILMAGGKLDE
- the rapZ gene encoding RNase adapter RapZ, with the protein product MEYEEEGKELVIITGMSGAGKSETMNFFEDREYFCIDNFPISLFQYLNEIFLSNKKRNKLAVAIDIRNQEFIEQFLKQLEFLDKSKIDYEIIYLDARTSVLLSRYELSRRKHPLNLHDTLLENIEAERKMIKDFMLKADLVIDTTKTSAKELQQILEKEFSGKKAKLNVNLTSFGFKNGIPLDLHLMFDLRFLPNPYYIEDLKYKTGNHEDVMNYVMGLEESKEFYKMLLDMLEYLIPKYEKDGKSHLRIGIGCSGGQHRSATFVNMLYKDLSERLDYKITKFHREIGDKTEV
- the uvrC gene encoding excinuclease ABC subunit UvrC, giving the protein MIEVKSPVEYKNIPDNPGVYLMKNEKGKIIYVGKAKNLRNRVSSYFKNINSHNAKTLELVKNINDIEFFICKTEVEALILENNLIKKNKPKYNILLKDEKTYPYIKFTKEKFPKLEVVRSTKRLNEKADYFGPYPMGIFFAVKSLLKIFPMRDCNRNMEKITKPCLKYHMNTCPAPCMYKDIETEYSVNVENFKSFLKGHQSDILDVLERRMKHFSDNMEFERAINEREKINSLKRMLETQIIEYSKEINEDVFVFDEKREFVFLCVLNIREGKVINKNHIKISMEKSQEDDLFERLITSYYEKRSIPKNIICDMRYEEKSSLMMEWSKIEKNKEIKMHFPKIHSRRYELLEMGYLNLKEEVEKYFRQKKIVQEGLRNLKKELKLKSHPYRIECFDISNIQGKDAVAAMTVAIDGEVTPKEYRHFKITVKDTPDDFLMMREALTRRYSKLEKDQLPNLILIDGGKGQLGVASEVLEKLGKIEYTDIISIAKREEEIFKSYESDPYLFEREDETLKILQRLRDEAHRFGITHHRKLRSKRNIKSALDDIDGIGPKRKKELIKKFGTIGNIRNATMEELMEVIPEKIAEAVKEGL
- a CDS encoding BMP family protein gives rise to the protein MRKILTFLSIMATLVLFVACGNSKPAEGEQKKDGGEKQVAQSADVKKNIAVVYSTGGKGDKSFNDAVFHGLEKAKAELGIKFSEYEPKNAESEAKEALEKFAETGEYDLIIGVGFTMKESVIAAATAYPDQKFAIVDETITGLPNVTSLTFKEHEGSFLVGALAAMMSKTGTVGFIGGMENPVIQKFEAGFAQGAKYINPNIKVLTVYIGGSNAFNDPASAKTKTETLIQQKADVVYHAAGGSGAGVFQAAKEKNVYAIGVDSDQDDIVPGTILTSMMKYVDVATFNIVKDTLEGKYTNEHHEYGVKENGVGTTNFKNTKDKIGEENIKKLDQIKQDISDGKITVSPTVEGKK